One genomic window of Bacillus mycoides includes the following:
- the hemB gene encoding porphobilinogen synthase has translation MNSLQFNRHRRLRQSGGMRALVRETFLHTEDFIYPIFVLEGENTRNEVPSMPGVYQMSLDLLQAEMQEVVDLGIRSVIVFGLPAEKDEVGSSAYCEHGIVQRAIKQIKDEFPELVVVADTCLCQFTSHGHCGVIEDGVILNDESLAVLAKTAVSQAKAGADIIAPSNMMDGFVTAIRHALDENGFAHVPVMSYAVKYSSAFYGPFRDAAHGAPQFGDRKTYQMDPANRMEAFREAESDVMEGADFLIVKPALSYLDIVRDVKNSFNLPVVAYNVSGEYSMIKAAAQNGWINEKEVVLEKLISMKRAGADLIITYHAKDAARWLQEGGAK, from the coding sequence ATGAATTCTTTACAATTTAATCGTCATCGTCGTCTAAGACAAAGCGGGGGCATGCGTGCACTTGTGCGTGAAACATTTTTACATACAGAAGATTTTATTTACCCTATTTTTGTATTAGAAGGAGAAAATACTCGTAATGAAGTTCCTTCTATGCCAGGCGTATATCAAATGTCGTTAGACTTATTGCAAGCTGAAATGCAAGAGGTCGTTGATTTAGGTATTCGTTCTGTTATTGTATTTGGTTTACCTGCTGAAAAGGACGAAGTTGGATCATCGGCATATTGTGAGCATGGAATTGTACAGCGTGCAATTAAGCAAATTAAAGATGAGTTCCCAGAGCTAGTAGTAGTTGCAGATACATGTTTATGTCAATTCACAAGCCATGGTCATTGCGGTGTTATAGAAGATGGCGTTATTTTAAATGATGAGTCTCTTGCAGTTCTTGCAAAAACAGCTGTAAGTCAAGCGAAAGCAGGCGCAGACATTATTGCACCATCAAATATGATGGACGGATTCGTAACAGCAATTCGCCATGCATTAGATGAAAATGGTTTCGCGCACGTACCAGTTATGTCGTACGCTGTGAAATATTCATCAGCATTTTACGGACCGTTCCGTGATGCAGCACATGGTGCACCGCAGTTCGGTGACCGTAAAACATATCAAATGGACCCAGCGAACCGTATGGAAGCATTCCGTGAAGCAGAATCAGATGTAATGGAAGGGGCAGACTTCTTAATTGTAAAGCCAGCTCTTTCTTATTTAGATATCGTTCGTGATGTGAAAAATAGCTTTAACTTACCAGTCGTTGCTTATAACGTAAGTGGTGAATATTCGATGATTAAAGCAGCAGCGCAAAATGGTTGGATTAATGAAAAAGAAGTTGTACTTGAGAAATTAATTAGCATGAAACGCGCAGGAGCAGACTTGATTATTACGTATCATGCAAAAGATGCAGCAAGATGGTTACAAGAAGGAGGCGCTAAATAA
- the lonB gene encoding ATP-dependent protease LonB → MSWTNIFLLVQLVFGVIVGLYFWHLLRNQRTQKVSIDRESKKELEQLRKMREVSLTEPLAEKVRPTSFIDIVGQEDGIKSLKAALCGPNPQHVIIYGPPGVGKTAAARLVLEEAKRNPKSPFRTNATFIELDATTARFDERGIADPLIGSVHDPIYQGAGAMGQAGIPQPKKGAVTDAHGGILFIDEIGELHPIQMNKMLKVLEDRKVFLESAYYSEENSMIPTYIHDIFQKGLPADFRLVGATTRSPEEIPPAIRSRCLEVFFRELDTEEIQKVAKNAADKVEMQVGENGIEMIGMYARNGREAINLVQISAGMAINEERPFIKDEDIEWVVHSSQLTPKYEKRIYPIPRIGLVNGLAVYGPNTGTLLEIEVTAIPAKDKGSVNVTGIVEEESIGSQTKSIRRKSMAKGSVDNVLTVLRSLDVLPEGYDIHINFPGGIPIDGPSAGIAMATGVYSAVHRTYVNNEVAMTGEISIHGEVKPIGGVYAKIKAAKKAGAKKVIIPAENMQPFLYTIKGIEIIPVRKLKEVFELTFMQENMHRELDAHTALDETDAQSM, encoded by the coding sequence ATGAGCTGGACAAATATATTTTTACTTGTTCAACTTGTTTTTGGCGTAATTGTCGGATTGTATTTTTGGCACTTACTTCGAAATCAGCGAACACAAAAAGTTTCAATTGATCGAGAATCGAAAAAAGAATTAGAGCAGCTTCGTAAAATGCGTGAGGTTTCTTTAACAGAGCCACTTGCGGAAAAGGTACGTCCTACATCCTTTATAGATATTGTAGGGCAAGAAGACGGGATTAAGTCGTTAAAAGCGGCTCTTTGTGGTCCTAATCCGCAACATGTGATCATATACGGTCCGCCAGGTGTCGGAAAGACAGCGGCAGCACGCCTTGTATTAGAAGAAGCGAAACGAAATCCGAAATCTCCATTTCGTACAAATGCAACATTTATCGAACTTGATGCAACGACAGCTAGGTTTGATGAGCGTGGTATTGCGGATCCATTAATTGGTTCAGTGCATGACCCGATTTATCAAGGAGCAGGTGCAATGGGGCAAGCGGGTATTCCGCAACCGAAAAAAGGGGCTGTAACAGATGCGCATGGTGGTATTTTGTTCATTGATGAGATTGGTGAATTACATCCAATTCAAATGAATAAAATGCTAAAGGTGTTAGAAGATCGGAAAGTATTTTTGGAAAGCGCGTACTATAGTGAAGAAAATTCGATGATTCCAACGTATATACATGATATTTTTCAAAAAGGTTTACCTGCAGATTTTCGCTTAGTTGGTGCAACGACGCGTTCACCAGAGGAAATTCCTCCTGCAATTAGGTCGCGTTGTTTAGAAGTGTTCTTCCGTGAGTTAGATACAGAAGAAATTCAAAAAGTAGCGAAAAATGCAGCTGACAAAGTGGAAATGCAAGTAGGTGAGAATGGTATCGAAATGATTGGAATGTATGCAAGAAATGGACGAGAAGCAATTAATCTCGTGCAAATTTCTGCTGGTATGGCGATAAATGAAGAACGACCTTTCATTAAAGATGAAGATATTGAGTGGGTTGTTCATTCTAGTCAGCTTACACCAAAGTACGAAAAACGTATTTATCCAATTCCGAGAATCGGTCTTGTGAACGGGCTTGCTGTATATGGGCCGAATACAGGTACGTTATTAGAAATTGAGGTAACAGCTATTCCTGCGAAAGATAAAGGGTCAGTAAATGTCACTGGAATTGTAGAAGAGGAAAGTATTGGTAGCCAAACGAAATCAATTCGCCGTAAAAGTATGGCGAAAGGTTCTGTTGATAATGTGTTAACAGTCCTTCGTTCTCTAGATGTGTTGCCAGAAGGGTATGATATACATATTAATTTTCCTGGTGGTATCCCGATTGATGGTCCTTCAGCAGGTATTGCTATGGCAACAGGTGTCTATTCAGCAGTGCATCGTACGTATGTGAATAATGAAGTAGCGATGACAGGTGAGATAAGTATCCACGGAGAAGTGAAGCCTATTGGTGGTGTGTACGCAAAAATAAAAGCTGCGAAAAAAGCGGGAGCTAAGAAAGTCATCATTCCGGCTGAAAACATGCAACCATTTTTGTATACAATAAAGGGAATTGAGATCATTCCTGTTCGCAAATTAAAAGAAGTATTTGAATTAACATTTATGCAGGAAAATATGCATCGTGAGCTTGATGCACATACTGCTTTGGACGAAACAGATGCGCAATCAATGTGA
- the hemA gene encoding glutamyl-tRNA reductase, which yields MHILVVSVNYRTAPVEFREKLTFQAAELEQAMTTLQNQKSVLENVIVSTCNRTEIYAVVDQLHTGRYYIKKFLADWFQLEIEEVAPYLSIFEQDGAIDHLFRVTCGLDSMVVGETQILGQIKDSFLEAQQVKATGTIFNELFKQVVTLAKRAHSETTIGESAMSVSYAAVELGKKIFGDLTDCHVLILGAGKMGELALQNLYGSGARKVTVMNRTLTKAEVMAEKYMGHAKPLSELQCALLEADILISSTGASEYVITKEMMTKVERMRSGRPLFMVDIAVPRDIDPAIDELEGSFLYDIDDLQGVVEANRAERLKEAEKIQFMIEEEMVLFKTWLSTLGVVPLISALRDKALAIQSDTMESLERKIPNLSDREKKVISKHTKSIINQLLKDPILVAKELAAEEGAGEKLALFAKIFDLEVEEAGNTEEVEHKRAWTPSVPSL from the coding sequence GTGCATATTCTTGTTGTTAGTGTAAATTATCGAACAGCCCCTGTAGAATTTCGTGAGAAACTCACATTTCAAGCAGCAGAGCTAGAGCAAGCAATGACTACATTACAAAACCAAAAGAGCGTACTAGAAAATGTCATTGTATCAACTTGTAATCGCACTGAGATTTACGCTGTTGTCGATCAATTACACACGGGACGGTATTACATTAAGAAGTTTTTAGCTGATTGGTTTCAGCTTGAAATAGAAGAAGTCGCACCATACTTGTCTATTTTTGAACAAGATGGCGCAATAGATCATTTATTCCGCGTAACGTGCGGTCTAGATTCTATGGTTGTTGGAGAAACGCAAATTTTAGGTCAAATAAAAGATAGCTTTTTAGAAGCGCAACAAGTAAAAGCGACAGGTACAATTTTTAATGAGTTGTTTAAGCAAGTGGTTACGTTAGCAAAACGTGCGCACTCAGAAACAACGATTGGTGAAAGTGCGATGTCTGTTAGTTATGCTGCTGTTGAGCTCGGAAAGAAAATATTTGGAGATTTAACAGATTGTCATGTACTTATTCTTGGTGCTGGTAAGATGGGTGAACTTGCACTGCAAAACTTATACGGAAGCGGTGCTCGTAAAGTAACAGTTATGAATAGGACGCTTACGAAAGCGGAAGTGATGGCTGAGAAATATATGGGACATGCAAAGCCTTTAAGTGAATTGCAATGTGCATTATTAGAAGCGGATATTTTAATTAGTTCAACGGGTGCATCAGAATATGTCATTACGAAAGAGATGATGACGAAAGTAGAGAGAATGCGCTCTGGTCGTCCGTTATTTATGGTTGATATTGCAGTACCACGTGATATTGATCCTGCGATTGATGAATTAGAAGGCTCTTTCTTATATGATATCGACGATTTGCAAGGTGTAGTTGAAGCAAACCGTGCTGAACGTTTAAAAGAGGCAGAGAAAATTCAATTTATGATTGAAGAGGAAATGGTTTTATTTAAAACGTGGTTAAGTACGCTTGGTGTTGTACCGTTAATATCGGCTCTTCGTGATAAAGCGCTAGCAATTCAAAGTGACACGATGGAAAGCCTGGAACGAAAAATACCAAACCTTAGTGATCGTGAGAAAAAAGTAATTAGTAAACATACGAAAAGTATTATTAACCAATTGTTAAAAGATCCAATTTTAGTAGCTAAAGAATTAGCTGCTGAAGAGGGAGCTGGCGAAAAATTAGCTTTATTTGCGAAGATTTTTGATTTAGAAGTGGAAGAAGCGGGAAATACGGAAGAAGTAGAACATAAAAGAGCGTGGACACCATCCGTTCCATCTTTATAA
- the hemD gene encoding uroporphyrinogen-III synthase, which yields MDALAGKIVLVTRAQHQAKQMSVAVKERSGIPLEIPLLRMEGTSHRQIQRITRQLHSYDWVIFTSKNGVAFFLDGLETKIPLTIKIAAVGVKTKLELEKRGYQVHFVPTSFVAETFAEEFLKELSGNERILFPKGNLARDVIPVKLREFGVFLDELIVYGTKVNVEKKQELIAALKLGEVNIITFTSPSTVDSFVHLLEGTNWREWTKKCTIACIGPITEKEANLYFPHVIVPKEYTVEALLQCICKSIK from the coding sequence ATGGATGCTCTCGCTGGCAAAATAGTATTGGTTACACGTGCCCAGCATCAAGCGAAACAAATGAGTGTAGCAGTGAAAGAAAGGAGCGGAATTCCATTGGAAATTCCGCTTTTGCGTATGGAAGGCACATCTCATAGGCAAATTCAACGTATAACAAGGCAACTACATTCGTATGACTGGGTTATTTTTACGAGTAAAAATGGTGTAGCTTTTTTTCTAGATGGTTTAGAAACAAAAATACCATTAACTATTAAAATCGCTGCGGTAGGCGTGAAAACAAAATTAGAGTTAGAAAAAAGGGGCTATCAAGTTCATTTTGTTCCGACCTCATTTGTTGCAGAAACATTTGCCGAAGAGTTTCTAAAAGAATTAAGTGGAAACGAGCGTATTTTATTTCCGAAAGGGAATTTAGCAAGAGATGTAATCCCGGTTAAACTTAGGGAGTTTGGTGTTTTTCTAGATGAGCTAATCGTATACGGTACGAAGGTGAATGTAGAGAAAAAACAAGAACTCATAGCAGCATTGAAATTAGGGGAAGTAAATATTATTACATTTACGAGCCCGTCAACTGTTGATAGTTTTGTTCATTTACTTGAGGGTACAAACTGGAGAGAATGGACAAAAAAATGTACAATTGCTTGTATAGGGCCTATTACGGAAAAAGAGGCGAACCTTTATTTTCCACATGTTATTGTGCCAAAAGAGTACACTGTAGAAGCATTACTGCAATGCATTTGTAAATCTATAAAATAA
- the yihA gene encoding ribosome biogenesis GTP-binding protein YihA/YsxC has protein sequence MKVTKADIVISAVKPEQYPDSDLPEIALAGRSNVGKSSFINKILNRKKLVRISSKPGKTQTLNFFLINEMMHFVDVPGYGYAKVSKTERAAWGRMIETYFTTRTQLDAAVLVVDLRHQPTKDDIMMYDFLKHYEIPTIIIATKADKIPKGKWQKHLKVVKETLAVEIGDEIVLFSSETGLGKEEAWKAIHKMTKTKNA, from the coding sequence ATGAAAGTAACAAAAGCAGATATTGTAATTAGTGCCGTTAAACCGGAACAATATCCAGACAGTGATTTACCAGAAATTGCCTTAGCAGGTCGTTCTAATGTCGGGAAGTCTTCCTTTATTAATAAAATTTTAAATCGTAAAAAGTTAGTACGTATTTCTTCTAAACCAGGAAAAACGCAAACGCTGAACTTTTTCTTAATCAATGAAATGATGCATTTTGTTGACGTTCCAGGTTATGGATATGCGAAAGTATCTAAAACAGAGCGCGCGGCATGGGGCAGAATGATTGAGACTTACTTTACAACACGTACCCAATTAGACGCAGCTGTATTAGTAGTTGATTTACGTCACCAACCAACAAAAGATGACATTATGATGTATGATTTCTTAAAGCACTATGAAATCCCAACAATTATTATTGCAACGAAAGCCGATAAAATTCCGAAAGGGAAATGGCAAAAGCATTTAAAAGTTGTAAAAGAAACGCTTGCTGTTGAAATTGGCGATGAAATCGTTCTATTCTCTTCTGAAACAGGTCTTGGAAAAGAAGAAGCATGGAAAGCAATTCATAAAATGACAAAAACGAAAAACGCGTGA
- the lon gene encoding endopeptidase La produces the protein MSSMNTNERIVPLLPLRGILVYPTMVLHLDVGRDKSIQALEQAAMDENIIFLAMQKEMNIDDPKEDDIYSVGTVAKVKQMLKLPNGTLRVLVEGLHRAEVVEFIEEENLVQVSIRTVTEEVEDDLEEKALMRTLLEHFEQYIKVSKKVSNETFATVADVEEPGRLADLIASHLPIKTKQKQEILEIVSVKERLHTLISIIQDEQELLSLEKKIGQKVKRSMERTQKEYFLREQMKAIQTELGDKEGKGGEVEELREKIEQSGMPEETMQAALKELDRYEKLPVSSAESGVIRNYIDWLLALPWTEATEDMIDLAHSEEILNKDHYGLEKVKERVLEYLAVQKLTNSLKGPILCLVGPPGVGKTSLARSIATSLNRNFVRVSLGGVRDESEIRGHRRTYVGAMPGRIIQGMKKAKTVNPVFLLDEIDKMSNDFRGDPSAALLEVLDPEQNHNFSDHYIEEPYDLSKVMFVATANTLASVPSPLLDRMEIISIAGYTELEKVHIAREHLLPKQLKEHGLRKGNLQVRDEALLEIIRYYTREAGVRTLERQIAKVCRKAAKIIVTAERKRIVVTEKNIVDLLGKHIFRYGQAEKTDQVGMATGLAYTAAGGDTLAIEVSVAPGKGKLILTGKLGDVMKESAQAAFSYIRSRAEELHIDPDFHEKNDIHIHVPEGAVPKDGPSAGITMATALISALTGIPVSKEVGMTGEITLRGRVLPIGGLKEKTLSAHRAGLTKIILPAENEKDLDDIPESVKENLTFVLASHLDEVLEHALVGVKQ, from the coding sequence ATGTCTAGTATGAATACGAATGAAAGAATTGTGCCCCTCCTACCATTAAGAGGCATTCTCGTATATCCAACGATGGTTCTGCATCTTGATGTAGGACGTGATAAATCGATACAAGCACTAGAGCAGGCGGCAATGGATGAAAATATCATCTTTTTAGCAATGCAAAAAGAAATGAATATCGACGATCCGAAAGAAGATGACATATATAGTGTAGGTACAGTGGCGAAAGTGAAGCAAATGTTAAAATTGCCGAACGGTACGCTTCGTGTCCTTGTAGAAGGTTTACATAGAGCAGAAGTAGTAGAGTTTATCGAAGAAGAAAATCTGGTACAAGTTTCTATTAGAACAGTAACTGAAGAAGTAGAAGATGATTTAGAAGAGAAGGCTCTTATGCGTACGTTACTGGAGCATTTCGAACAATATATTAAAGTTTCGAAAAAAGTTTCAAATGAAACATTTGCAACGGTAGCTGATGTAGAAGAACCCGGAAGACTAGCTGATTTAATTGCTTCTCACTTACCGATTAAAACGAAGCAGAAACAAGAGATTTTAGAGATTGTATCTGTGAAAGAACGACTACATACACTTATTTCGATTATTCAAGATGAACAAGAGTTACTTAGCCTAGAAAAGAAAATTGGACAAAAAGTGAAACGTTCAATGGAGCGCACGCAAAAAGAATATTTCTTACGTGAGCAAATGAAGGCGATCCAAACTGAACTTGGCGATAAAGAAGGCAAGGGCGGGGAAGTTGAAGAACTTCGTGAGAAAATTGAACAGTCGGGAATGCCTGAAGAAACAATGCAGGCTGCACTGAAAGAATTAGATCGTTATGAAAAGTTACCTGTAAGTTCTGCTGAGAGCGGTGTAATTCGTAATTATATTGATTGGTTATTAGCGCTTCCGTGGACAGAAGCAACAGAGGATATGATTGACCTCGCTCATTCGGAAGAAATTTTAAATAAAGATCATTACGGTCTTGAAAAAGTGAAAGAGCGAGTACTTGAATATTTAGCTGTACAGAAGTTAACGAATTCATTAAAAGGACCAATTCTTTGTCTAGTAGGACCTCCTGGGGTTGGGAAAACTTCGTTAGCACGTTCTATTGCAACATCGTTAAATCGTAATTTCGTACGTGTTTCTCTTGGTGGTGTGCGTGATGAATCTGAAATTCGTGGTCACCGTCGTACATATGTAGGAGCGATGCCAGGACGTATTATTCAAGGTATGAAAAAGGCGAAAACAGTTAATCCAGTCTTCTTATTAGATGAGATTGATAAAATGTCTAACGATTTCAGGGGAGACCCATCAGCGGCGTTACTTGAAGTGTTAGATCCAGAACAAAACCATAACTTCAGTGATCATTACATTGAAGAGCCATATGATTTATCGAAAGTTATGTTCGTTGCAACTGCTAATACACTTGCAAGTGTTCCGAGCCCATTGCTTGACCGTATGGAAATCATTTCGATTGCTGGTTATACAGAACTTGAAAAGGTACACATTGCTCGTGAGCATTTATTGCCGAAACAATTAAAAGAGCACGGCTTGCGAAAAGGTAATTTGCAAGTGCGTGATGAAGCGCTTCTTGAAATTATTCGTTATTATACACGCGAGGCTGGTGTTCGTACGTTAGAGCGTCAAATTGCAAAAGTTTGCCGTAAAGCAGCAAAAATTATCGTTACAGCAGAACGCAAGCGCATTGTTGTAACAGAGAAAAATATTGTTGATTTACTTGGTAAGCATATATTCCGTTATGGTCAAGCTGAAAAAACAGACCAAGTTGGTATGGCAACAGGTTTAGCTTACACAGCAGCGGGCGGCGATACACTTGCAATTGAAGTGTCTGTAGCGCCAGGAAAAGGGAAATTAATTTTAACAGGGAAACTTGGGGATGTTATGAAAGAATCCGCACAAGCCGCGTTTAGCTATATTCGTTCTCGTGCAGAAGAACTGCATATTGATCCGGATTTCCATGAGAAAAACGATATTCATATTCATGTTCCAGAAGGAGCAGTTCCAAAAGATGGACCGTCAGCAGGTATTACGATGGCAACGGCACTTATTTCTGCACTAACAGGTATTCCTGTAAGTAAAGAAGTTGGTATGACAGGTGAAATTACACTTCGTGGTCGTGTATTACCAATTGGTGGTTTGAAAGAAAAAACATTAAGTGCTCACCGCGCGGGATTAACAAAAATTATTTTACCGGCGGAAAATGAGAAAGATTTAGATGATATTCCAGAGAGCGTAAAAGAAAACCTTACGTTTGTGCTTGCATCTCATTTAGACGAAGTATTGGAGCACGCATTAGTAGGAGTGAAACAATGA
- the hemC gene encoding hydroxymethylbilane synthase yields MRKIIVGSRKSKLALTQTNWFIDQLKALGLPYEFEVKEIVTKGDVILDVTLSKVGGKGLFVKEIEHALLTKEIDMAVHSMKDMPAVLPDGLTIGCTPKRVDPRDAFISKNGESFKDLAEGAILGTSSLRRSAQLLAARPDLQVKWIRGNIDTRLRKLKDEDYDAIILATAGLQRMGWDGEVITEHLDETLCVPAVGQGALAIECREDDKDLLQLLAHINDAVTERTVAAERVFLHKLEGGCQVPIAGYATLKENDAIELTALVGSMDGSVLLKEIVVGTDPKQVGLEAADRLIKQGAKELILAANKEQQ; encoded by the coding sequence ATGCGCAAAATTATTGTAGGTTCACGAAAGAGTAAACTAGCATTAACACAAACAAATTGGTTTATCGATCAATTAAAAGCGCTTGGTTTACCATATGAATTTGAAGTGAAAGAAATCGTCACAAAAGGTGATGTTATTTTAGATGTTACTCTTTCAAAAGTAGGCGGAAAAGGTTTATTTGTAAAGGAAATTGAACATGCGTTACTTACGAAAGAAATTGATATGGCTGTACATAGTATGAAAGATATGCCAGCTGTACTTCCAGATGGATTAACGATTGGTTGTACGCCAAAGCGCGTTGACCCTCGTGATGCTTTTATTTCTAAAAACGGAGAATCGTTTAAAGACTTAGCAGAAGGCGCGATTTTAGGGACGAGCAGTTTGAGACGTAGTGCACAATTACTAGCTGCGAGACCAGATTTACAAGTGAAATGGATTCGTGGGAATATCGATACACGCTTACGTAAGTTAAAAGATGAAGATTACGATGCAATTATTTTAGCGACAGCTGGATTACAGAGAATGGGCTGGGACGGAGAAGTTATTACAGAACATTTAGATGAAACGTTATGTGTACCAGCCGTAGGACAAGGTGCGTTAGCAATTGAATGTCGTGAGGATGATAAGGATTTACTTCAGTTGTTAGCACATATTAATGATGCAGTAACAGAAAGAACAGTGGCTGCTGAACGAGTATTTCTTCATAAACTTGAAGGTGGATGCCAAGTTCCAATCGCTGGATATGCAACTCTTAAGGAAAATGATGCAATCGAATTAACAGCGCTTGTCGGTTCTATGGACGGTTCTGTTTTATTGAAAGAAATAGTAGTAGGCACTGATCCGAAGCAAGTAGGATTAGAGGCTGCGGACCGTTTAATTAAACAAGGAGCAAAAGAGCTCATTCTTGCTGCAAATAAGGAGCAACAATAA
- a CDS encoding MarR family winged helix-turn-helix transcriptional regulator yields MKENPLHLDNQLCFSIYACSKEVTRFYRPYLEEMGITYPQYITLLVLWERDGLTVKEIGERLFLDSGTLTPMLKRMESLKLVQRVRSKEDERKVCIELTEQGKDLKEIACSLPTTMATNLGITEQEYHSLLIQLNTLIETMKKINDRKGE; encoded by the coding sequence ATGAAAGAAAATCCTCTACATCTAGATAACCAACTTTGTTTTTCTATTTACGCTTGTTCTAAAGAGGTTACTCGTTTTTACCGTCCCTATTTAGAAGAAATGGGCATTACGTATCCCCAGTACATTACTTTACTCGTACTCTGGGAACGAGACGGACTAACAGTAAAAGAAATTGGAGAACGTCTATTTTTAGATTCTGGTACTTTAACACCTATGTTAAAACGGATGGAATCATTAAAACTTGTACAACGTGTTCGTTCAAAAGAAGACGAGCGAAAAGTTTGTATTGAATTAACAGAACAAGGTAAAGATTTAAAAGAAATAGCTTGTTCATTACCGACAACGATGGCTACAAATTTAGGAATTACAGAGCAAGAGTATCATTCTTTATTAATCCAATTAAACACATTAATTGAAACAATGAAAAAAATTAATGATAGAAAAGGGGAATAA
- a CDS encoding organic hydroperoxide resistance protein, with the protein MDKLYTASVTATGGRNGKVVSDDGILNLDVKMPKALGGAGGEATNPEQLFAAGYAACFDSALQLVIRTKRVKVESTEVTAHVSIGKDTDGGFGLSAVLDVHVAGVSHAEAQELVEAAHGVCPYSKATRGNIEVTLNVR; encoded by the coding sequence ATGGATAAATTATATACTGCTTCAGTAACAGCAACAGGTGGAAGAAACGGCAAGGTAGTTTCAGATGATGGCATATTAAATCTTGATGTAAAAATGCCAAAAGCACTAGGTGGCGCAGGCGGAGAGGCAACAAATCCAGAACAATTATTTGCAGCTGGTTATGCAGCTTGCTTTGATAGCGCATTGCAACTTGTAATTCGTACAAAACGTGTGAAAGTGGAAAGTACAGAAGTGACTGCACACGTTTCTATCGGTAAAGATACAGATGGTGGTTTCGGACTATCTGCTGTACTTGACGTACATGTTGCTGGTGTTTCTCATGCCGAAGCACAAGAACTTGTAGAAGCCGCTCACGGTGTATGTCCTTACTCTAAAGCAACAAGAGGAAATATTGAAGTTACATTAAACGTACGCTAA
- a CDS encoding cytochrome c biogenesis protein yields the protein MSFLNNSIIYHIAIILYACSISLYFIDYFQSNRKANRFAFWLLSIVWVLQSIFMLLRATDSETNPILTLLSGIYFYVWLLITMSLVINRFMRIDFLVFFTNVVAFGVSAFSIFTPLGKMSPVLAEQLVSELVYVHVGMAIISYATFTVSFIFSIMYLLQYRLLKKKKWNARLRRLGNLPKLESMSYGLNLFSVPFFLLAIILGCIWGYTKLDNFHWYDTKVIGSFVVLFVYCAGLYLRAADVLQGKKIVLWNIGAFLVMLVNIFLLSSLSNFHFWYL from the coding sequence ATGAGTTTTTTAAATAACAGTATTATTTATCATATTGCAATTATTTTATATGCTTGTAGCATTAGTTTATATTTTATAGATTATTTTCAAAGTAACCGAAAGGCGAACCGATTTGCTTTTTGGTTACTTTCGATTGTATGGGTATTGCAGTCTATCTTTATGTTGCTTAGGGCTACAGATTCAGAAACGAATCCTATTTTAACTTTATTGTCAGGGATTTATTTTTATGTTTGGTTATTGATTACGATGTCATTAGTCATTAATCGATTTATGCGCATTGACTTTTTAGTCTTTTTTACAAATGTTGTAGCATTTGGCGTAAGCGCTTTTTCTATTTTTACACCGCTCGGAAAGATGTCGCCAGTACTTGCAGAGCAATTAGTTTCAGAACTTGTATACGTGCATGTCGGTATGGCGATTATTTCTTATGCAACGTTTACTGTATCGTTTATTTTTTCTATTATGTATTTATTGCAATATCGGCTATTAAAAAAGAAAAAATGGAATGCGAGATTAAGAAGGTTAGGGAATTTGCCGAAGCTTGAATCTATGTCTTACGGATTAAATTTATTTTCTGTTCCGTTTTTCTTATTAGCAATTATATTAGGATGCATATGGGGATATACAAAATTGGATAATTTCCATTGGTATGATACGAAAGTAATCGGGTCTTTTGTCGTTCTATTTGTATATTGTGCGGGCTTATATTTACGAGCGGCAGATGTGTTGCAAGGTAAGAAAATTGTGCTGTGGAATATCGGGGCATTTCTCGTAATGCTAGTTAACATTTTTCTATTAAGCAGTTTATCTAATTTCCACTTTTGGTATTTATAA